TCGGCTGCCAAGTCAAGGGTGAGCGTCGCAGACAGCTCGCCAGTGGGGGGACTGGGCGAGGGGGGACCAAGCTACACACGTGTCACTGGATCTGCGCAACAGCGTTCCTTGCAACTGCAGCTCCTTGAGAACCTTATTATACAGACAACCCAAGTATTTAGAATAAGTACACACTACATTTGAATTATTTTCTCCCCTCCTGTCAACATTCTTGggaatatatacagtatatgaaaatgtataaactCCGTAAATGTTTCCTTCCGAAAGCATTTAAAAGACTAAAGTTTTGTTAAGATTTAGGTAAATTTCCTTAAATTCTATTATCAACTGGTCTCACTAAATCCCGTCTAGAATATTTGTAgatattgaatatagaatttaagccaataccaagcactgggacctatgaagtcattcaagtgcttaaatggaaattgaccgtaaaaggtttgaaaggtgtaacaggaagaaaacctgcagttgcactatgaatcaagtgttaggagagggtggaaagtaagatgagaaaatagaatatgaacggaggtacagtaaaaggaacaaaagcagttgcagctaggggccaaagacacgctgcaaagatccctaagtaatgcctacagtgcactgtacgaggtccactgacagcaatATCCCCTTACAGAGGTTAGATATGCAAGGCTTTGCTACTATGCAAGACGTATCAGGGATTTTGTGCCAGTACACCTTGAAACTGGTAATTTTGAGACTCAAATACTTCATCTGAGGGATATGTAAGGCTTCATTACTGAGCAAGATGTACCCGAGATTTTGCACAAATGCAGGCCACATCATGTTGGCGGTGAAACAAATTGATATCATGGGTATGAAAACTGAAGTGTCATATATTCAATCTATACCAGAATTTCAACAATATTTAATCAACAAGACAACATAAAACTGTTAAGTTTTCAAGGCACCTACCTAGTCTCTACAAAGTACAGGGTAGTTATTAATGATTACCACTAAAACTTGCTAAAGTATATGATGTGGAGAGTTAAACCTCAGTAAAAGAAGAGTTAACATTAGAGCATACACTTTTATTTTGTACAGTCATATACACAAAACTCTAAGTTTTTACAGCCTGCAGTTAAGATCTCTCATTGTCGTCCTTCTTCAATGacctttctttgtcttctttcAGCACATCTTCTTCAAGCACTTGCCATGGTAAAGTCGGATGATATCGTTTCCATCGGTACATATCATGTGCACCAATATACCCAGGTTCTTTCATGTGAATACCTCCTTCCTCTAAAGCAGCTATAAATCTTTTCAACTGAGAAAAAAATACTGATGAGTTACGGTATAAGTAAACTGACCAAAGATGTCATGAATTTTCATAGCAActaaaaactaacaatttaactaataaaaaaaattgaaaaaaggaatTTTCTATCACCAATGAAAGCTTAAACAATGAAAAGATTAAAATTCATGGGAtgaattctaaagaaaaaaatataaaattataattataatgtttCCAAATTATGTTTGAACAGGAATAATCTGACCTATTCAAGCCATTTCTTATGATGGCAACAAATAATATGTTGTTTCTAAGTTCTCTATTCTCTTCTGGATCAGTTTTCATGTTAATATTTAAACAACTACACTACCACTGAAACTAGCTACACCACTTGTAAAATCTGAAAACTAAGTAAAATAATTTCAAACCTTCCTTAGTATAAAGTCAAATATATTCTAAATGGAAGCAATTCTTTTATATATCgtaagttttcatatttttatttatgttggagacaaaaatggaattGAAGTATGAAGGCAAGTAAAAAATataaggcggtccccgggttacgacggttccggcttacgacgttccgaggttacgacgctttttcttaaatattcaatggaaaaatccgtcctgggttacgacgcttgttccgaggttacgacgctgacgcttccgacgctccgagttaacgacgcttttaaaaaactcatactatgataaaactcctttatagtttagcacagtatattaataaaaataagtttctggttagattacaacaaaaattttgaggttatgatgattttcgacactttttatgtcgtatttttctatgttttttagtgacgcctcatatgcggaactagttttccgAGCGGATGaaaatacatactagcttgcggtgcgcaaagtttacatataacagtccaaaagcacaaataatgaaaaaaatcattgcttgtttccagtaataataacaaaacgaagtttctggttagattacaatgagagagagagagagagagagagagagagagaggagagagagagagagagagatagagagagaaaggagagagagagagagagagagagagagagagagagagagagagaggcgtcttccgacgctccgagtaaggacagagaagtgttcgtttcgttaaacggcctctgactcatgccagtaaatgttttgttgatactaataatataagcctatttaaagatacgtttactttaattagtctatatgatacgtaaatagtaatcaactgttcttgtagccctcaagatttggcaaaatcgaagtatccaaagagagacattatccagtacataatttgatcagagagagagagagagagagagagacgccttagcaacaatggtcaccgtctcggggattgacgtaacatttattttctgaacagataggacagagaagtgttcattTCATTAAACGGGCCCGCCGTTCATTGAAACGtggcctctgactcatagcaggaaatgttgatactaatatataagcctatttaaagatacgtttactttttaattagtctatatgatacgttaaatagtaatcagctgttcttgtagccctcaagattttggcaaaatcactccaggttgtacataaaacttcaagaatgtagtgtcaccagaggattacaatagtttttaccttcaagaaccagcattcttttatgaaaataactccaggttgtacataaaactacaggaaacaacatgtagtgtaaccaaaggattacaagtaaggtttttataactttttattagtttaagacatatttccaagcgtcgttccggcttacgacgattttcggcttacgacgcgtctcaagaacggaacccccgtcgtaacccggggactgcctgtatatatacaaaaaaaattaaataagatgaaaaaaaagtcaaaacacTAACTGTTCTAATATCAAaatcaatagtttttaccttttcTGAAGACTTAGACAAGTCTGTCAAATCAGTGTGCACCTCACAGATTCCAGACTGTAAGCACCGATGCGCAAGTATTCGTCCGATATTTTCAGCTGCGCTGACATCAATGTTTGAATACAAGTGTTGCTTTATAGCCCACTCTTTGGTGGAAGCAGAGACAACAGTGGTGCCTGTGTAATGCTCTATTCTCCCAATTATGTGCTTTTGTGTTTGCTCGAATACCAACCTGAAACCACAAAGAAACTGATGACATACTGTAATCTCcctaatatcattcattattaaaaaaCCGATTATGGATAAAATATGATACCGAGTTTATAATGAAACAGTATTCCTTGATGTAATTTCCTCGTATGAAAAGAGAAGCACAAAATTAACATCCTCAGTCTAGCCCAGTAACAAGTAAACCTGACAAAAATATAACTAAACCTACATCTTATGAGAATCTAGtagattttatgattattattcttattattatactatCAACCAAGATGCAATTCTGACTAAAAACCAGACTGCTACATGCCTTTGGGGCTCCCTATATGAAAATTAACCATAaacaagataaatgcagaataaaCTATGAACAAAAACTTATGTGAGCCTGctcaacaacataaaaaatatcaGATAAAAGCTCATGAGTTTAATGTGTTCTGAACAGTACTGCAATTTGGTAAAAACTGAGAAcattaaattttatgttattttgtccaatatataaaaaaaatttaatctcaaCTCTTGTTTTGCTGGCTGGATGATGCTGTTTCATGCCTGCTCAAGTTTGATTCTTTAGATCATGGCTTTGAATCATTCCCAAACAATATCACAACTCCAATGGTCATCGTATAATTTCATTTAATTGATATACTTTTATGAAGACTATGCTAGTTCTCTTGTAAGAGGTCTTAGGCATCTTGTTTAATGACCAATGATAATATTCCATGTCACCTAGTAGTTATCAGCTGTTATTTGATATCAAAGCTTCACTGTCTATTATCTATTCATAAAATGACTAACTGATGATGACCAACTTGATTTTTACCCAGCAAAATACATGACGAGGAAGAAAGAGGTTAGGGCCAAGTTGGCATTTGTATGATGTCTTTTGAATATATCTGACTTTCATCTGTCAGCCACACAGAAGACATCAATGAACTCAATTTGCAGTTTTGTGCATTGAATGACTTCTTATGCATGCATACTTAGTAATCCACTCACTTGTCACCAAAATTCATTCAAAATCCAAAAGGCCCTTCACTGAAAATCTTATTCATTTCCAAAAGTCCACTGTTCCCAACCTTTTcccctttaaatctttaaaatggcATCCAAAGtaactggattactttctgttGTTGAACACTGGCATTGCTTGCCCACCTCAGTCATTGAAAATTTCCTGAAATACATACCTAGATGCCTACTTACTCTCATCCTCATGTTACTCCATAAGTAGAATTTTGAGTCAGTTTCGTAAAAGCTCTTTGTCCCAAATGCACATATGGATgtgcataaaaaaacaaatgaaaaaattagtaaaaacatATGTTGCTTATTGATCAAGTCAATAACCTGTATTCCAAAGATGACACCTGACTTTGTGCTCTTCAATTTAGTTTTTCATTCATCTAGCATTGCAATAAGGTAGGCAGTGAAGATCTCATGATAATCCTCTTCATTCTTGTTTGCAAATGTACTAAAATttaaataaccataaaaaaatcgacaaaatattaaaatttttaaatatataacaagATGCTCACTGGGTACAAATGTTGGCAACCCTATGAAAGTTGAGAGCAAGATTTTTAGCCTGGTGGTCTTGTTAAACTTTCTTTTATAACTAGACGGCCAAGAATGTTTAAAAACGATCAAAGATGGCAAGAAACAGCTCTTGAACTATACCGCATAGAGTACAATACAGCAATTGTGTTTGACACAAACAGTCTTACATTTAAATAGTCTTTACTTCATGTTGTAACTCACTGCATAAACATATTTGCATAACAAGAACAATTAAACATATGACACCATTTGCTTATCcctataatcatataatatatagtacacgTACTTTTAAATAAGCATGAGAAAATAGCTtgaaatatattcacatatatacaatatatcaatacatatatattgtacctCAGAAAACCCATTAACTAACTACTAGTTgcataatgaacaaaaataattgcAGTTCAAAACAAACAAGTTAAAAACCATCATAACTGGAAAGTGTGTTAAGTGTACCTCCAACTAGCATGCATTAATTCAAAGTTGTGGAAGAATATGATATAATGACCATGACACAGCCCTCATCTTATTGTCAAATCCCAATTCTCCATGTGAGTTAAATGCCCGAACTTTAAAGTTTTCAAACTTGTGAATCTTAGCATATTTAAATTCAAAGGTTTACTTATCTTCCTATGTCCCTACTAGAGAAGCATTCTAAGATATGCTACTGAAGTCCTTCCAATACAGAGGCAGAATGTGTCAACTGCACTGCTCTGTAACTTCTATGGCATAAGCTAAGCATGAAAGCTGACAATCGTTCACATCTTATCTTGAAATAATACATCAGTAAATCAGTATCAATTCTTACCTGTACCAATAATGATTAGTTGGTTCGTCAAGTGCATATCCCTGAGGCTTTCGTGCTATTCGTAACATTTCCATATTGCGAGGATTCCGGTTCACAAACACAGGGTTGATATCATCATTGCTAGATTGCCCTCCTGTATGCGTTCCCCTCCTTAAGTTGGCTAACAAAGAAcctaataaaaattaacaattctGAGAATAGATACATTAATTGCCTATACTACTAATGTACACAAGCTTTGCATGATGAAACATAAGAATTAAGAACTGCTAAACAGTGAACATACCATTTGTAATCATTATGTATAAAACAatcaacacaaacaaaaaattcCTGAATTAGACACCTCAGTCTATTTACATGCTTCTCAAGATTTACACCTCCAAAATTACACTCacaatttaaagttttttattttaatcacgattactttaatttttgtatttcagaaaCAGTATATGACAAGAGGCTCCAGAACTACTTAGGATGAAGGCTAAGTTATGTTATGGCTTGTAAGATAAACACAGCTAGATTAGGTTGCGCCAATTAGGAAAAATAATGGCTTAGCCTACAGCGACAGGTTAGCAACAAGGGTGTGGAATGTCTCCCCTTGCATAAAGTATTATGTATTTCCATTTAGATTTCTGTGTTTGTGGTTCACCTACATAATGACCTGAGATcttaattaaaacaataattgtcATTAACAGAAATCTGTAGTTAGTCTtatctaataaaaagaataaaaaataattttaatccaCAGCAATGAGTACAAACATCTGAAAAGAGAAACAGTGACAAATCTAATTAGCCGAAAATTATTAAGATAAGTAACTAATCCTCTACCTCCCATCGAAGGTTTTGAAAAGTACTGTTGGTACACTGTAGCAcacccactcactcactcactcactctggTGGCTCTTGGTGGCCCATGGCTGCTTGCACCAGACCTCTCCACATTCCCCCATTGAGTGCTACATCTCTCCAATTATTCTCAGGATTCTTCACTCCCAGTTATCTTAGATCTCTGAACACATGATTCTTCACTCCCAGTTATCTTAGATCTCTGAACACATTATCTTTCCATCTCATCCTCGGTCTCCCCACCACTCTTTTACCCTCTACCGACCCTTTCATAACCACTTTAGGCATTCTGCCCTCTTCCATTCTAACCACATGTCCAGCCCAACATATCGTTTGTGATCTTACATAGTCAGTTATTAGTGGTTGTCTGGGTAGATCTCTCATTTCATCATTGTGCCTGCTCCAAACACCTTCATTTATGTTGTAAATGAGGCCTATTATTCTtcgtaaaatgttattttaaaaaaccagTAGTCTCTGTTATTGACTTATAGTCAGTGTTCAGGTCTCACAATCATATAGTACTACTATTGGCCTGATAATGGTGTAGTAAATTCTCAATTTGGTAGACCTTTTTGATGTTTCCGCTCTTTAAAAGATGTTGTAGACTGAAAAAGCATCTGTTCCTGGCTGTAATTCTAGCTAGAACCTCTGTCTCCATCTCAGTTCTGGATTCAACATAGTACTTTctagatacagtggtacctcgagatacaaaaggctcaacttacgaaaaactctagatacgaaagctgacacgaaaaattttactgctctacatacgaaaagttttcaagatacgaaaggtttctgaaagtccgagattcgcccgataacaattttgaaacatCGTGCCGCGCGCcaccatcttagttctagtagactcgccaccatcctcctgctctcccattggttcctgatgctagccaagccatgagatccttctctcctattggacagcatccctcccatcatgcatcttacgtggtggcgtgccttcgctcggccacttcgcacccgaagctttatcgtacgcatgcggcattcgttcagtccaacgatttcgtttagtatcgtaaattcgttagtgatttcgttgtgctactttatcgtgttgtgagaacctaattagtatacgtactacataagtaacttaattacgtacagtatatatagtcatgggtcccaagaaagttgctgaagttcacagaaagaagagaatgctttctatggagacaaagatggagataataaaaaagtatgaagctggcttgcggttgagtgtgatcgctaaggaatacggccgaaatccgtcgacgataggcaccatccttaagcagaaggaagccatcaaagcagctacaccttccaaaggcgtgactattttgtccaacaagaggagccatgtgcataatgaaatggaaaggctgcttcttgtatggatcgaggacaaagaaatcgatggcgatacgataaccgagacagcaatctgccagaaggccagcactatttttggcgatttgattgcccaagccgaagacgacggcagagaggggacatcaacggcaaccccagagttcaaggcttctcatgggtggttcgaaaaattccgtaaacagactggcatccatttggtggtgaagATATTGAAATtacataaactataaaaaagtaaaaagaaatgtaaaaataaaaaaaagacaaaataaattttattttaagttttttgtaaagttaagtgttacagttttgttaatgtgttttgtaaagtttagtttgtttttctgacattattttatgtatttcgtaaagttaagtgtacgtatctgccgtttgtcgtcctcctcctctgccgccactttcggagatagcctcattcaaaaggtaagcttccacattttacgtacagtatttcttgtataccatgtacactaatacactttatttacaggttatttaggtattgaatggtccaaattgttgtagtagtatttcattgtttataggtcaatttagctttattatgaaatttactggggtgtttttggagggcttggaacggattagccattttacatgtaaaatgtggtccaagatacgaaaacctcatgatacaaagggcgcctcggaacggattaattttgtatctcgaggtactactgtatatatacatattacagcaattttatcattactgcattactatgacaactagaattcatggaaacagtttgtaaatgcatcggcgtatgaatgaagctccactagattggcaacgatgagtaatTTTTTCGCTGCGTTGTCTGCTCGTAAGTacttcagaaatatttgtaaattttcggggttaatttggttgcaaaaaagggataatagacatgaattaaaaaaacattttgaagtaacaaagtaaagttaaactaaataacgagtaaagtaaacaattaagggaataaagctttgcacctcatacacCGGTACTTGTGTGCTGcccataactgtgtttgtggagtgagcacttaggaaccaggaacagcaacatagttcaagtgcaatttggagtgaattaagaccaaaacgtgGATAATAACAATCACATAAGCACAgcggagtttcagttgtgatggcagtaaggataaaaccaccgattacaaggtaaaaatgaatttcagttcaaaccatgaccccgggaataaaaagtttcatactttcactaatataggcaacaaaatgttgttttattgtgctgattacaactgcaatcttgaataagatcaataaacattatataaatatgctaacattgttcaaatgagtgctgggaaagatggtggattgtctgtggttagaacggccagtcaCGTGActgccaccatattggatttaaaacctgccttgaaaacatatttacgaagagctcacatgcttattttagattgtatggggctttcatattcACATTATGTTGctaaaacttcaatcttttgaatggtatactTAAAGATGTAAATGTATTCTTAtatcaccaattaaatattgagtgaataatggccgagccacgcgatgacgatgatcatctgcggttgtttacctcatacgctaacattgttcaaatgagtgctgggaaagatggtggattgtctgtggttacgaACAGCAAATCACGCAgctgctgccatattggatttcaaaactgtcttgaaaacatattttacgaagagctcacatgcttattttagttcatatggcgctttcatactatatcacattatgttgacgaaacttcaatcttttgaatggtatgcttaaagatgtaattgtattcttgtttcaccaattaaatatagagtgaataaggctgagccatGCAATGACAATGGATggactgcggttgtttacc
The sequence above is a segment of the Macrobrachium nipponense isolate FS-2020 chromosome 2, ASM1510439v2, whole genome shotgun sequence genome. Coding sequences within it:
- the LOC135221038 gene encoding large ribosomal subunit protein uL18m-like, with amino-acid sequence MLLRNAVVHAKGRPGSLLANLRRGTHTGGQSSNDDINPVFVNRNPRNMEMLRIARKPQGYALDEPTNHYWYRLVFEQTQKHIIGRIEHYTGTTVVSASTKEWAIKQHLYSNIDVSAAENIGRILAHRCLQSGICEVHTDLTDLSKSSEKLKRFIAALEEGGIHMKEPGYIGAHDMYRWKRYHPTLPWQVLEEDVLKEDKERSLKKDDNERS